The following nucleotide sequence is from Psychroserpens sp. Hel_I_66.
TTTTTTTAGATTTGTTATGTCGTTTTATTCAAAATGAATAAAACAACTTTCTGTATCTCTATTAATGTTTAAGTAATTTGCTAAATCTTGTGTTTAGCTTTTAAATTCATAACCTTCTTTAAATCTAGAATATTATCCTACTAATAATGGGTTAATATTGACACCTCCATCTATATTGTATTCACCACCAGTGATAAAAGAAGCTTTGTCAGAAGCAAGAAAAGTTACCAATTCAGCAATTTCCTCAGGTTGACCATAGCGTTTAAGCGGAATTCTGTTTTGCATTGCTTCACCCATTCCTTTTAGTTGTTCCTCAGACATTCCTGTTTTACTAAAAATCGGAGTAGCAATTGGCCCAGGATTTACAGCATTTACTCTAATCTTAAGTGGAGCCAACTCGGTTGCAGCTGTTCGGGTATATGAATTTAATGCTGCTTTAGATGCACCATAAACAGCTGTATTCGGCATACCCGTATAAGCGTTAATAGAAGATAAGTTGATAATACTAGCGCCACTATTGAGGATTGGCAAAAATTTCTCAATTGTAAATACAGCGCCTTTAAAATTAGTATTCATTAAGTTGTCAAACATATCTTCTGTAATTTGACCTACGGGTGCAGGAATGAAAACACCTGCATTAACAAATAAGGTGTCAATGTTTCCAAACTCACTTTTTATTTCATTAACGACATTATCAATAGCAGATAAACTGGTAACATCTGCAACTACACCTTTAACACCAAGTTCAGTTGCTGCTGTATTTACTTTTTCTTTTGAACGACCTATAATTATTACAGTTGCTCCCTCTTCTTTAAATTTTTTGGCTGTTGAATAACCAATACCACTATTACCTCCAGTAACAACAGCTATTTTACCTTTTAATTCACTCATTTTTTATGTCTTTAATTTATATCATTTATTAATTGATACAAATATCAGGAGGAATAGTCTTTGGTGAATTATCAATCTCTTTTTTTAGATAGTCAATCTCTAATCGAGTTAATTTTTCAAAGTTTTTTTTGAAACTGAATAGGGGTTAGCTGAGTGTGTTTTTTAAAAAAACGAATGAAGTTTGAAGGTTCTTTAAACCCCATTTTAAATCCAATTTCTTGAGAAGTGTATTTTTTTTCTGAAATATTTCGTTTTATTTCTAATAATAACCAGCTGTCAATAAAATCTTTAGCTGTTTTATTTGTAATTTCTTTACTTATTTCATTTAGATAATTGTAGGACACATTTAATCTTTTCGCATAATCTTTTGCGTTATGTATTTCACTATAGTGTTTAATAATTAACTCTTTAAAGAGATAGAAGTTTTTTAATCTTTCACTATCAAAAAAAACATGTTTATTACATGCCAGTCTTTTGATTTGAAAGAGTAAAGTCATACATGTAGAATGAATAATTTCTAACTTTAAATTATCGTCTATATCTTTATGTAAGTTTCCCAATAATTGCAAAATAGGCTTCAAAATATCAATACTTTTTTTTGCTATTTGAATATTTGACGTATTATATATTTGTAAAAAATGGAATAAGTTTTTTTCATTAATATTTTGCGTAATAAAACTCTCTTCAAATCCAATTACATATCCTTTTACTGTTACTTCTTTATTAAACGAATGAATTTGTCCTTTTGCTATTGGTAAAATTGTTCCAGGAGATAAAATTTCTTCTTTAAAATCTACAAAGTGTTTGCTTTCTCCTTCTAAAATTATAATTAACGCATGAAATTCAATTCTATGAGGTTTAGATAAATCAAATTTACTTTCTGAAATTGTTTCATGTAATTCTTGTATTGTAACAAAATCAAAAGGGATTTTTTGTTTTACAAAACGCGAAAAAGTTATGTTTTCAATTTTCATCAATTGCTTGAGTTTTTTTAATTGGCTACAACGTGATTGTGTATGATTTAGTTGCGTGTTTAAGCAATAAAGTTAGCAAATAAATCACAGATAGAAAGTCCGCGAGGACTTTCGTAAGTAGGCTGTAACCAGCAATGAATTATACACGGTGTTGCCAGCAGTTTTTATTTCAGACCGCAATTATATAAATTTCATCTTTGTATATTTCTATCTCAAAGTTTTCTCCTGTTTTTGTATCAAACCATCTGTCATCACTTATTTTAGTCATTCGTTCATTTAGTGTTTCTTTCACATTTTCCAAAAAATGTTCGGTGTAATGAAGTTTTTGACAATATAAATATCCTTTTCCTTTTTTGTATTCAGGATTTGCTTTTTGAAAATCAATAAAGTCGGTATAAATTCCTAATGAATTTGGTGCTCCAATTAAAAGAGTTTTTACTTTATCAAAATGCTCTTTAATTTCAAGAAAGTCAATTTTTTTCGTTCGGTCAATACTTTCCTTTATCGTATCTCCTTTATTGTCAATTTTGTAATAATATCTATAAGTTTCTGAATTTCGGTCAAGCAATGAAATCAGTTCTTTCAATGACTTAAAATATCTATTAAATTCTTCTTTTTCTTCCTTATCAGCTTTTACTTTTTTATGTAATTTATTGTAACCAGACTTTAATTCTTCTGATAGGCTTTTCAAATCGTGACTTTTCTTTAGTAAAATCCAATTCTTAAATTTCGATAGAATACTTGATTCGTGATATTGTTTGAAAAATTTAATATTCTCTTTTAAACCTAATTCAATTGCGTGAGATAGTGTAAATAGAGTAGGTAATG
It contains:
- a CDS encoding SDR family oxidoreductase, with translation MSELKGKIAVVTGGNSGIGYSTAKKFKEEGATVIIIGRSKEKVNTAATELGVKGVVADVTSLSAIDNVVNEIKSEFGNIDTLFVNAGVFIPAPVGQITEDMFDNLMNTNFKGAVFTIEKFLPILNSGASIINLSSINAYTGMPNTAVYGASKAALNSYTRTAATELAPLKIRVNAVNPGPIATPIFSKTGMSEEQLKGMGEAMQNRIPLKRYGQPEEIAELVTFLASDKASFITGGEYNIDGGVNINPLLVG
- a CDS encoding helix-turn-helix domain-containing protein → MKIENITFSRFVKQKIPFDFVTIQELHETISESKFDLSKPHRIEFHALIIILEGESKHFVDFKEEILSPGTILPIAKGQIHSFNKEVTVKGYVIGFEESFITQNINEKNLFHFLQIYNTSNIQIAKKSIDILKPILQLLGNLHKDIDDNLKLEIIHSTCMTLLFQIKRLACNKHVFFDSERLKNFYLFKELIIKHYSEIHNAKDYAKRLNVSYNYLNEISKEITNKTAKDFIDSWLLLEIKRNISEKKYTSQEIGFKMGFKEPSNFIRFFKKHTQLTPIQFQKKL